GAACAAGCTGAAGATCATCGGTTTTTACCCCGGACATACAATTCACAAGATTCCCGTGGAAGTGCTGGCGACATTCGATCCGGAGGGGAAGATGTTCGCCAACCTCAACTCGCTGGAAGAACTGAAGAAGGTTATCCCCCCCCCAGAGGGGGCGCCCTGAACACGAAGGCGTCTTCTTACACAACCGTCTTCAATTCGCCCTCAACACCCTGCGGAAAGCCCATCCTGAATCAGTTCGAGAACAAGCGGTTTTTCTTCCGGGAACTTGTAGCCCTCATAATCCTGGTGGAAGAGAAGTCCCCCGTACCGGTTTTTCCAGGAGTTCATCATGTGGTCAAAACAGACACGCGACGTCACATCCAATCCTTCAATCGTCACGCGCAGTTCTTCAAGGCGCTCATGACGTGAACTAAGCTTTAATCGTCCCTGTTCAAAATCTTCGTATATCGGTGTACGGGGGCTGGGAATGAAAGGACGGGAACGGATGTAGTGGGGATTGATGGCGGTGAGAACGCGTGCCGTGTCTTCCGCATGCCGGCGCCACCGGTCCATGCCGCCCAGCCCGGGCATCCAGTATTCGGAAAGCTGGAAACCCGCTTCCATGGCCTTTTTGCCCCCTTCAATCAGTTCGGCACTCGTCACACCCTTGCGAATAGCGGCCAGCACGTCGTCATTTCCCGATTCCAGGCCGACATGGAGACGATCCAGTCCGGCTTCCCGAATGGCCCTGAGATCTTCCGGCTTTCTCTGAGCGAGCGTCTTGGACCGGGCATAGGAGGTCACCCTGGTCAGGGTTTTTAGGGTTTCTCGAAGATGCCTGAGCACTTCGACAAGCTCATCCGGCCTCATGATGATGGTGTTGGCGTCCTGCAGAAAGGCCGTCTTTCCTCCCGAAGAAAGCCAATTGAAGGCCGTGATGAATGCATAGTTTTCATAAAGGGAAGGTTCGGCCTGCAACAGGACGCTGCCCACTTCCCTCGTGATTGAGCCGTCATGGCCAAGCTTCATGGAAACGGCGGTCAGTTCATCACTGATGTGCTTCACGTTGTCGATGTCCGCCTTGATTTCCTCGACGCTTCGATACACAAAGTTCCGCCCTTTGTACATTTCACAAAATGTGCACTTATTCCATGGGCAATTTTCCGTAATCCTGAGGAGCAGAGAAGCGCTGCCACCCTCACTGGGGGGACGGTAAACCCCAACGGAAAAGGAAAGATCCGCAATCTTCTTCGCGCTTTCGCGATATGCCGTGTTGCCTCTAAAAATCGCCATCATAAACACCCTTTCTCGATTGACCCCCGTCAGAGGGGGTATGAATCTCCGTTAAGAAATAAAACGATCCGTTGTCAGAAGAAAAAAATCGCCCCGTGCAGGGGCAAATCAGGCCGTAAACACCACGCTCCTTGTGTAACGGCGCTTGTCATGTTCAGAGGAAATATAATACATATTTTGCCTTTGACAAGGGGAGAGGCGTTGTACAATGGAATAAGGCATGGATATACCACGTCTTCCCATGGCTGATGCATCGGGGTGCATGGGGCATGCCCTCTGTCCATGGATAAGCCGGGGCCGTTCAACGATTAACCCCTCCTGCCGTCTGCCCGCCTGGAATCGTGAATCGCCGGGAGACACAGTGTGAAGATGATCAATGTATGTGTTCGCCTGAACGGTTCTCGGACCGGTCGGAGCGGATTTTCGCCTTGACAAATCAGGTCCTTTGTGGTTGAAGAGGCAATTCAACAATTCGATGGGGTCTTAAAAATGAAGTTAAATCTAACAGCAAAGAGTAACACCAAAAGAAAACGGACTCACGGCTTTCTCGTGAGGATGGCGACCAAATCAGGTCGTCAGGTATTGAATCGACGACGGGCCAAGGGCAGGAAAAGGCTGGCCGTATAACCCCTCTGCCGGCATCCACCGGCGGTTAACCCTGGAGCCGGCTTATTCCGCATTGTCTTTATGGTTTCTGAAGCCTTTCCGAAATCGGAGAAAATTCTCAAAAGAAAAGATTATTTATCCATACAACAGTGTGGTCTTCGTGAGTACACGAAAAACTTCGTCATCATCAAGAAGAGGACGGAAACGGGAGTAAATCGGCTGGGGATTTCAGTTTCCAAGAAAACAGGCGGCGCGGTGCAGCGGAACCGGATCAAACGTTTGGTGAGAGAGTTCTTTCGGCTTCACAAAAGCAGGATCAACGATTCCCAGGACATGATCATCGTTGCCAAAAAGGGAATTCCACATAACCTGACTTACGGGGATGTCTGCCGGGAATTGGAAGGCCATTTCATTACAAAAACAGATGATTAATCAGACCTTTAATTTGATCCTCGGCAAACCCCTTATCGGTTTGCTCCGGTTCTATCAACTTTTCTTTTCGCCGCTTTTCCCGCGGAGCTGCCGTTTTTATCCTTCCTGTTCCGAATACATGATCACAGCAATCCGGATGTACGGCCCTTTTATCGGAACGCTCAAAGGCGGACGCAGACTCCTCCGCTGTCACCCCTTTCATCCCGGCGGATATGATCCTGTCGAATAGCCCGATTTTAACTGGAGATCCATAATGGAAAAAAAGACCATACTGGCTATCGTGTTGTCCGTGTTGGTGGTGTTCATGTATCAATTCTTTTTTGCACCGAAACCGGACCCGGTCGGGGACAGAGTCGAACCCGCCGCAGTCGAAGAACCCCAGGAACCAGCGGCTTCGCCGGACACGGTTCCTCTCCAAACGACACGTCCCGTAACATCCGATAAAAACACCGTTGCCGCCACCGTCGTCAAACCAGGCATCGCGAAAGAGATCGTCGTGGACACGCCGCTTTATCGGGCCGTTTTCACAACCAGGGGGGCAACACTCGAGACTTTTCAACTGAAACATTTCAAAAAAAAGCTGGATAGCGAATCCGAACTGATTGAGCTGGTGAATTCCACACCGGATATGCCCTTACCCCTGTCACTGTCCTTTGTCGATTCCAGCCTTCTTGTCGACAGCGGTGATTTTTACGAAGTGGACCGCGAATCGGTGACGCTCGGCCAAAACGATCAGGAAACCACCCTGACTTTCACGCAAACCTATCCCGGATCTGTGAAAATCGAAAAAATATTCACCTTCCATCCTGACGACTATGTCATTCAGATGGATGTGAAACTTCATAATTTGTCCCCGGCAACACTTCAGCAAAACGCCATGCTCACCTGGTACCACTATGACGATCCCGTCATCGAGAGGGACCGTTATACCCATAACGGACCGGTCTATCTCATGGGGAAAAGCGTAAAAACTGCTGACAGCAGGGAGCTGAAAATCGATGAACATCATGGTCCGGATATTTCCTGGTCCGGATATGAAAGCAAATACTTCATCGCCGCCATGATTTCCCAAAAACCGGCGCTGACCTCGCTCATCCTGAACCGGAATGCGCGCAACGTCGTCTCCGTGCAATTGAAGGGTCCAAAAAACATCATCCCCGCCGGACAGAACGCTCTCTTTGCCTACACACTCTATTTGGGACCCAAGGATTATTCGATCATGAAGTCCCTGAATGTGGGCCTGGAAAACGCGATCGATTTCGGGTCCTTGATCAAATGGCTCAGCATGCCCCTTTTAATCGTCCTGAAGTTCATTTTCCAGTACGTCCATAACTACGGAATTGCCATCATAATCCTAACCATTTTCATCAAGATTATTTTCTGGCCTCTGGGGAACAAAAGCTACAAATCCATGAAGGAGATGCAAAAACTCCAGCCCAAAATGCAGGAACTGCGCGCAAAGTATAAGGACGACAAACAAAAACTCAGCCAGGAAACGATGGCGCTTTAAAAGACCCACAAAGTCAATCCCCTGGGGGGCTGTCTGCCGATTCTGATCCAGATTCCCGTCTTCTTCGGTCTTTACAAGGTGCTTCTCTATGCCATTGAACTCCGCCATTCACCCTTTTTTTTCTGGATACAGGATCTTTCCGCCAAGGACCCCTACTACATCACACCCATTATAATGGGC
This genomic window from Deltaproteobacteria bacterium contains:
- a CDS encoding radical SAM protein — protein: MAIFRGNTAYRESAKKIADLSFSVGVYRPPSEGGSASLLLRITENCPWNKCTFCEMYKGRNFVYRSVEEIKADIDNVKHISDELTAVSMKLGHDGSITREVGSVLLQAEPSLYENYAFITAFNWLSSGGKTAFLQDANTIIMRPDELVEVLRHLRETLKTLTRVTSYARSKTLAQRKPEDLRAIREAGLDRLHVGLESGNDDVLAAIRKGVTSAELIEGGKKAMEAGFQLSEYWMPGLGGMDRWRRHAEDTARVLTAINPHYIRSRPFIPSPRTPIYEDFEQGRLKLSSRHERLEELRVTIEGLDVTSRVCFDHMMNSWKNRYGGLLFHQDYEGYKFPEEKPLVLELIQDGLSAGC
- the rpmH gene encoding 50S ribosomal protein L34, producing the protein MKLNLTAKSNTKRKRTHGFLVRMATKSGRQVLNRRRAKGRKRLAV
- the rnpA gene encoding ribonuclease P protein component, translating into MVSEAFPKSEKILKRKDYLSIQQCGLREYTKNFVIIKKRTETGVNRLGISVSKKTGGAVQRNRIKRLVREFFRLHKSRINDSQDMIIVAKKGIPHNLTYGDVCRELEGHFITKTDD
- the yidD gene encoding membrane protein insertion efficiency factor YidD, encoding MINQTFNLILGKPLIGLLRFYQLFFSPLFPRSCRFYPSCSEYMITAIRMYGPFIGTLKGGRRLLRCHPFHPGGYDPVE
- the yidC gene encoding membrane protein insertase YidC, whose translation is MEKKTILAIVLSVLVVFMYQFFFAPKPDPVGDRVEPAAVEEPQEPAASPDTVPLQTTRPVTSDKNTVAATVVKPGIAKEIVVDTPLYRAVFTTRGATLETFQLKHFKKKLDSESELIELVNSTPDMPLPLSLSFVDSSLLVDSGDFYEVDRESVTLGQNDQETTLTFTQTYPGSVKIEKIFTFHPDDYVIQMDVKLHNLSPATLQQNAMLTWYHYDDPVIERDRYTHNGPVYLMGKSVKTADSRELKIDEHHGPDISWSGYESKYFIAAMISQKPALTSLILNRNARNVVSVQLKGPKNIIPAGQNALFAYTLYLGPKDYSIMKSLNVGLENAIDFGSLIKWLSMPLLIVLKFIFQYVHNYGIAIIILTIFIKIIFWPLGNKSYKSMKEMQKLQPKMQELRAKYKDDKQKLSQETMAL